From a region of the Cucumis sativus cultivar 9930 chromosome 6, Cucumber_9930_V3, whole genome shotgun sequence genome:
- the LOC101204705 gene encoding chlorophyll a-b binding protein CP24 10A, chloroplastic has product MAATSGAVLTGLGSPFLRGSSRTRTLLAGARGSVNVVSSSKLVIVAAAQPKKSWLPGVRGGGNLVDPEWLDGSLPGDYGFDPLGLGKDPAFLKWYREAELIHGRWAMAAVVGIFVGQAWSGIPWFEAGADPGAIAPFSFGSLLGTQLLLMGWVESKRWVDFFNPESQSVEWATPWSRTAENFANATGEQGYPGGKFFDPLGFAGTLKDGVYIADTEKLERLKLAEIKHARIAMLAMLIFYFEAGQGKTPLGALGL; this is encoded by the exons ATGGCTGCAACTTCTGGTGCTGTGCTTACTGGATTGGGCTCACCCTTCCTCCGTGGAAGTAGCAGAACTCGGACCTTGCTGGCCGGAGCTAGAGGTAGTGTCAATGTTGTCAGCTCTAGCAAGCTTGTCATCGTCGCTGCTGCTCAGCCTAAGAAGTCTTGGCTCCCTGGTGTTAGAGGTGGTGGCAACTTGGTCGACCCAGAATGGCTTGATGGCTC ACTTCCAGGTGACTACGGCTTCGACCCATTGGGTTTGGGGAAGGACCCTGCATTTTTGAAGTGGTATAGAGAAGCAGAGCTGATCCACGGGCGGTGGGCAATGGCAGCAGTGGTCGGAATCTTCGTCGGACAAGCCTGGAGTGGAATCCCATGGTTCGAAGCCGGAGCAGATCCAGGCGCAATTGCTCCATTCTCCTTCGGATCACTTCTAGGAACCCAGCTTCTGCTAATGGGATGGGTTGAAAGCAAACGATGGGTGGATTTCTTCAACCCAGAATCTCAATCGGTGGAATGGGCTACACCATGGTCGAGGACGGCAGAGAATTTCGCAAACGCAACCGGAGAACAAGGGTATCCCGGAGGAAAATTCTTCGATCCATTGGGATTTGCAGGAACTCTTAAAGATGGGGTTTACATTGCAGACACGGAGAAATTGGAGAGATTGAAGTTGGCAGAAATCAAGCATGCTAGGATCGCCATGTTAGCAATGCTCATCTTCTACTTTGAAGCTGGACAGGGGAAAACACCATTGGGTGCTCTTGGattgtaa
- the LOC101204289 gene encoding serine decarboxylase isoform X2, protein MGMGENNGGAEVLIGKFDTNLVFSDPLPPLAVSNNGLDLNGQQHVDSNQKGKREIVLGRNVHTTCLSITEPDANDESTGDKEAYMASVLARYRKNLLERTKYHLGYPYNLDFDYGALSQLQHFSINNLGDPFIESNYGVHSRQFEVGVLDWFARLWEIEKNEYWGYITNCGTEGNLHGILVGREVLPDGILYASRETHYSVFKAARMYRMDCVKVGTLISGEIDCADLRVKLLANKDKPAILNVNIGTTVKGAVDDLDLVIQTLNECGFSKDRFYIHCDGALFGLMMPFVKRAPKVSFKKPIGSVSVSGHKFVGCPMPCGVQLTRLEHINALSSNVEYLASRDATIMGSRNGHAPIFLWYTLNRKGYKGFQKEVQKCLRNAHYLKDRLLDVGISAMLNELSSTVVFERPRDEEFIRRWQLACEGNIAHVVVMPSVSQEKLDDFLSDLVEKRSTWYDGENVQPPCVAAELGNESCACKLHRS, encoded by the exons ATGGGGATGGGTGAAAACAACGGTGGGGCTGAGGTTTTGATCGGAAAATTTGATACCAATCTTGTCTTTTCCGACCCTCTCCCACCCTTGGCCGTGTCCAACAACGGTTTGGATCTCAATGGACAACAACACGTAGATTCGAATCAGAAAGGAAAGAGGGAGATTGTACTTGGTAGAAATGTTCACACCACTTGCTTATCCATCACCGAACCTGACGCCAATGACGAGTCTACCGGCGATAAGGAAGCTTACATGGCTAGCGTCTTGGCTCGTTATAGAAAGAATCTTCTTGAGAGGACTAAATATCATTTAG ggtATCCTTATAATTTGGACTTCGATTACGGTGCTCTATCGCAGTTACAGCATTTCTCAATTAACAATCTTGGCGATCCGTTCATTGAAAGTAATTACGGTGTGCATTCGAGGCAGTTTGAGGTTGGGGTTTTAGATTGGTTTGCTCGCCTTTGGGAGATTGAGAAGAATGAGTACTGGGGATATATTACAAATTGTGGTACGGAAGGCAATCTTCATGGGATTCTCGTCGG GAGAGAAGTTTTGCCGGATGGGATTCTGTACGCTTCTCGGGAAACTCATTATTCCGTGTTCAAAGCTGCTAGAATGTATAGAATGGACTGTGTGAAGGTTGGTACTCTGATATCTGGTGAGATTGATTGTGCTGACCTTAGAGTTAAGCTGCTTGCTAACAAAGACAAACCAGCTATACTCAATGTTAATATTG GAACCACGGTGAAGGGAGCTGTTGATGATCTTGATCTTGTGATACAAACACTTAACGAATGTGGGTTTTCAAAAGATCGGTTCTACATTCATTGTGATGGAGCATTGTTTGGACTTATGATGCCTTTTGTCAAACGT GCACCAAAGGTCTCGTTTAAGAAGCCCATTGGAAGTGTTAGTGTTTCTGGCCACAAGTTTGTTGGATGTCCTATGCCTTGTGGTGTTCAGCTTACAAGGTTGGAGCATATAAATGCCCTCTCCAGCAATGTTGAGTATCTAGCCTCAAGAGATGCCACAATCATGGGAAGTCGGAATGGCCATGCTCCTATTTTCCTTTGGTACACGCTTAACAGAAAAGGCTATAAAGGTTTCCAAAAGGAAGTTCAGAAGTGTCTCAGAAATGCACACTACTTGAAAGACCGGCTTCTTGATGTGGGAATTAGTGCGATGCTGAATGAACTCAGCAGTACAGTTGTGTTTGAACGACCCCGAGATGAAGAGTTTATTCGAAGGTGGCAGCTAGCTTGTGAAGGAAATATTGCCCATGTTGTGGTAATGCCCAGCGTTAGCCAAGAGAAGCTGGATGATTTCCTATCCGACTTGGTCGAGAAACGGTCAACTTGGTACGATGGTGAGAACGTTCAGCCTCCATGTGTTGCAGCAGAGTTGGGAAATGAGAGCTGTGCTTGTAAGTTGCACAGGAGTTGA
- the LOC101204289 gene encoding serine decarboxylase isoform X1, with protein sequence MVGSVMGMGENNGGAEVLIGKFDTNLVFSDPLPPLAVSNNGLDLNGQQHVDSNQKGKREIVLGRNVHTTCLSITEPDANDESTGDKEAYMASVLARYRKNLLERTKYHLGYPYNLDFDYGALSQLQHFSINNLGDPFIESNYGVHSRQFEVGVLDWFARLWEIEKNEYWGYITNCGTEGNLHGILVGREVLPDGILYASRETHYSVFKAARMYRMDCVKVGTLISGEIDCADLRVKLLANKDKPAILNVNIGTTVKGAVDDLDLVIQTLNECGFSKDRFYIHCDGALFGLMMPFVKRAPKVSFKKPIGSVSVSGHKFVGCPMPCGVQLTRLEHINALSSNVEYLASRDATIMGSRNGHAPIFLWYTLNRKGYKGFQKEVQKCLRNAHYLKDRLLDVGISAMLNELSSTVVFERPRDEEFIRRWQLACEGNIAHVVVMPSVSQEKLDDFLSDLVEKRSTWYDGENVQPPCVAAELGNESCACKLHRS encoded by the exons ATGGTTGGCAGCGTGATGGGGATGGGTGAAAACAACGGTGGGGCTGAGGTTTTGATCGGAAAATTTGATACCAATCTTGTCTTTTCCGACCCTCTCCCACCCTTGGCCGTGTCCAACAACGGTTTGGATCTCAATGGACAACAACACGTAGATTCGAATCAGAAAGGAAAGAGGGAGATTGTACTTGGTAGAAATGTTCACACCACTTGCTTATCCATCACCGAACCTGACGCCAATGACGAGTCTACCGGCGATAAGGAAGCTTACATGGCTAGCGTCTTGGCTCGTTATAGAAAGAATCTTCTTGAGAGGACTAAATATCATTTAG ggtATCCTTATAATTTGGACTTCGATTACGGTGCTCTATCGCAGTTACAGCATTTCTCAATTAACAATCTTGGCGATCCGTTCATTGAAAGTAATTACGGTGTGCATTCGAGGCAGTTTGAGGTTGGGGTTTTAGATTGGTTTGCTCGCCTTTGGGAGATTGAGAAGAATGAGTACTGGGGATATATTACAAATTGTGGTACGGAAGGCAATCTTCATGGGATTCTCGTCGG GAGAGAAGTTTTGCCGGATGGGATTCTGTACGCTTCTCGGGAAACTCATTATTCCGTGTTCAAAGCTGCTAGAATGTATAGAATGGACTGTGTGAAGGTTGGTACTCTGATATCTGGTGAGATTGATTGTGCTGACCTTAGAGTTAAGCTGCTTGCTAACAAAGACAAACCAGCTATACTCAATGTTAATATTG GAACCACGGTGAAGGGAGCTGTTGATGATCTTGATCTTGTGATACAAACACTTAACGAATGTGGGTTTTCAAAAGATCGGTTCTACATTCATTGTGATGGAGCATTGTTTGGACTTATGATGCCTTTTGTCAAACGT GCACCAAAGGTCTCGTTTAAGAAGCCCATTGGAAGTGTTAGTGTTTCTGGCCACAAGTTTGTTGGATGTCCTATGCCTTGTGGTGTTCAGCTTACAAGGTTGGAGCATATAAATGCCCTCTCCAGCAATGTTGAGTATCTAGCCTCAAGAGATGCCACAATCATGGGAAGTCGGAATGGCCATGCTCCTATTTTCCTTTGGTACACGCTTAACAGAAAAGGCTATAAAGGTTTCCAAAAGGAAGTTCAGAAGTGTCTCAGAAATGCACACTACTTGAAAGACCGGCTTCTTGATGTGGGAATTAGTGCGATGCTGAATGAACTCAGCAGTACAGTTGTGTTTGAACGACCCCGAGATGAAGAGTTTATTCGAAGGTGGCAGCTAGCTTGTGAAGGAAATATTGCCCATGTTGTGGTAATGCCCAGCGTTAGCCAAGAGAAGCTGGATGATTTCCTATCCGACTTGGTCGAGAAACGGTCAACTTGGTACGATGGTGAGAACGTTCAGCCTCCATGTGTTGCAGCAGAGTTGGGAAATGAGAGCTGTGCTTGTAAGTTGCACAGGAGTTGA
- the LOC101215277 gene encoding transcription factor VIP1 yields the protein MSEPSTYSNHFPSPLTSLSMMDLNFTARKPPHTSARMDIEHMPEAPHRSYHHRRSHSDTSFRFANFDDLLLFDSPDIDLSSALPSPSPSPSPTPSGARMAVDSFNSKSPEDASTTKPRAANAWGRVTAGEKKIARHRHSNSMDGSLTSSFEVDSSKKAMAPDKLAELALMDPKRAKRILANRQSAARSKERKIRYTNELEKKVQMLQSEATSLSAQVTVLQRDTTGLTTENRELKLRLQAMEQQAHLRDALNETLREEVQRLKIAAAQLPVANGNSFNMGGGLPPQFPPLQTSFLQFGNSQNHQQPQLLHMSQPDARGGSPPSQLPGA from the exons ATGTCTGAACCTTCAACTTACTCAAACCACTTTCCTTCTCCTCTCACTTCCCTTTCCATGATGGATTTGAACTTTACTGCCCGGAAACCTCCGCATACGTCCGCTAGGATGGACATAGAACACATGCCTGAAGCTCCACACCGTAGTTATCACCACCGCCGTTCCCACTCCGACACCTCCTTCCGTTTCGCTAATTTCGACGATCTTCTCCTCTTCGACTCTCCCGACATCGATTTATCTTCTGCTCTTCCTTCTCCCTCTCCCTCCCCGTCCCCCACGCCGTCGGGGGCTCGTATGGCCGTCGATTCCTTTAATTCCAAGTCCCCTGAAGACGCCTCTACCACAAAACCTAGGGCTGCAAACG CTTGGGGGAGAGTGACGGCGGGGGAGAAGAAGATTGCTCGTCATAGGCATAGCAATTCAATGGATGGGTCTTTGACTTCCTCGTTTGAAGTTGATTCTTCCAAGAAGGCTATGGCACCTGATAAACTCGCTGAGCTTGCTTTGATGGACCCTAAAAGAGCTAAGAG GATTCTGGCGAATAGACAATCTGCTGCACGATCCAAGGAGAGAAAAATACGTTACACTAATGAATTAGAGAAGAAGGTGCAAATGCTTCAATCAGAAGCGACTTCCCTTTCTGCTCAGGTCACTGTGTTACAG AGAGATACCACTGGATTGACTACTGAGAACAGAGAACTCAAGCTAAGATTGCAAGCCATGGAGCAGCAAGCCCATCTGAGGGATG CTTTGAATGAGACATTGAGGGAGGAAGTACAGCGACTTAAGATAGCCGCTGCCCAACTGCCTGTTGCAAATGGCAACTCATTCAACATGGGAGGAGGGCTACCTCCTCAATTCCCTCCTCTCCAAACatcatttcttcaatttggCAACTCCCAGAATCATCAACAGCCACAGCTGCTTCACATGTCTCAGCCTGATGCTCGAGGAGGGTCTCCACCGTCCCAGCTTCCAGGAGCTTAA